A region from the Vibrio navarrensis genome encodes:
- a CDS encoding YbcC family protein encodes MTAQLRDERDFTALLHSAISSACNSIAPNWPLDRMIAVNPYWSWVDKPFNQVAHHLAKLAGSPLAMPLAYYRQLWESGAISAQDLSHALTSPCFAQEWNRERALTALNGNDEFSSPAPLLCDTLDSQRNLLKQPAWCDTVTHQIAQFCAAYFDQDQADWHPHSDIGLYQSWRETLRHDHSVALLMKAPHIPALANQMALDAQEQIRQALTQLNIAPEHWHDYLQALMYRVSGWGAWCAYLKWQANLSQQEENSLVDLLAIRLSWECLVDDKARHSGSVWQRWQQQWQQHFQQYDPRKSEVRLIWQRAHELSYQRQLCQQLALPVTKVSSQPSVQAAFCIDVRSEVIRRHLEAQSDQIATLGFAGFFGLPISYDPIGTQIKRPQLPGLLAPSVSVCDSSGCAEQDAKIAKQREQALERETGWSMFQRMPASTFTLVEALGLGYVGKLVKRALPLTAKRKNAAMPGLSLANTKQLRPTLFADTEQQVMLAENALKGMGLTEYLAPIVLLVGHGSETANNPQRAGLDCGACCGQTGEVNARALAQILNQQAVREGLSQRGVVIPDSTHFVAALHNTTTEALRLFDIGSLDDPTKKQLSELQATLDAASSSARAERVPQIGLKADSNQPSKVAKEMERRSVDWAQTRPEWGLANNAAFIIAPRERTRGIPLHGRTFLHEYCSEADLDATLLAQIMTAPMVVTNWINMQYYASTVDPRRYGSGNKTLHNVVGGRLGVFEGNGGDLRIGLSLQSLHDGSRWRHEPLRLTVVIDAPEKAIESVIRQHAIVRQLVENQWLYLARFEQEGLAFFEQGRWERRSLN; translated from the coding sequence ATGACCGCCCAGCTTCGTGATGAACGTGACTTTACCGCGCTGCTGCACTCGGCGATTTCGTCCGCCTGCAACAGTATCGCGCCAAACTGGCCGTTGGATCGAATGATTGCGGTCAATCCTTATTGGTCATGGGTTGACAAGCCCTTCAACCAAGTGGCTCACCACCTTGCGAAACTGGCTGGTTCGCCGCTGGCAATGCCGCTGGCCTACTATCGCCAGCTGTGGGAGAGCGGTGCGATTAGCGCGCAAGATCTCTCGCACGCGCTGACGTCGCCCTGTTTTGCCCAAGAATGGAATAGGGAGCGCGCGCTAACTGCCCTCAATGGCAACGATGAATTTTCTTCGCCAGCCCCTTTGCTGTGCGATACCTTAGATAGCCAGCGAAACTTACTCAAACAACCAGCCTGGTGTGACACCGTCACTCATCAGATCGCGCAATTTTGCGCCGCCTATTTCGACCAAGATCAAGCTGACTGGCATCCTCACAGCGACATTGGCCTTTATCAAAGTTGGCGCGAGACGCTGCGCCACGATCACAGTGTCGCGCTATTGATGAAAGCGCCGCACATTCCGGCGCTCGCCAATCAAATGGCGTTAGACGCACAAGAACAAATTCGCCAAGCGTTAACTCAACTAAATATTGCCCCCGAGCACTGGCACGATTATCTACAAGCGTTGATGTATCGTGTCAGCGGTTGGGGGGCGTGGTGCGCTTATCTAAAATGGCAGGCTAACTTGTCGCAGCAAGAGGAGAACTCACTGGTCGATTTACTGGCGATCCGCTTGAGTTGGGAGTGCTTGGTGGATGACAAAGCGCGCCATTCTGGCTCGGTATGGCAGCGCTGGCAGCAGCAATGGCAGCAACACTTTCAGCAGTATGATCCGCGCAAGAGCGAGGTGCGGCTGATTTGGCAGCGTGCCCATGAGCTGAGCTATCAGCGTCAGCTGTGCCAACAGTTGGCGCTTCCAGTGACAAAAGTGTCATCGCAGCCCAGCGTGCAAGCGGCATTTTGTATCGATGTGCGCTCGGAGGTGATTCGCCGGCACCTTGAAGCGCAGTCGGATCAGATTGCCACCTTGGGTTTTGCTGGCTTTTTTGGCCTCCCCATCAGCTACGATCCGATTGGCACACAGATCAAGCGTCCGCAATTGCCGGGCCTGTTAGCACCGAGTGTTTCCGTGTGTGATAGCTCTGGCTGTGCGGAGCAAGACGCCAAGATCGCCAAGCAACGGGAACAAGCGCTAGAGCGGGAGACGGGCTGGTCGATGTTTCAGCGTATGCCTGCCTCGACCTTTACGCTGGTGGAGGCGTTAGGTTTGGGGTATGTAGGAAAACTGGTCAAACGGGCGTTGCCTTTGACAGCGAAGCGCAAAAACGCCGCTATGCCGGGGCTCTCGCTTGCCAACACGAAACAACTGCGCCCGACGTTGTTTGCTGATACAGAGCAACAAGTGATGCTGGCAGAAAATGCCTTAAAAGGGATGGGCTTGACCGAGTACTTAGCGCCGATCGTGCTGTTAGTTGGACATGGCAGTGAAACCGCCAATAACCCGCAGCGCGCTGGTCTGGACTGCGGTGCCTGCTGCGGCCAAACTGGTGAAGTCAACGCCCGCGCGTTGGCGCAGATACTCAATCAACAAGCGGTGCGTGAAGGCTTGAGTCAGCGGGGTGTGGTGATACCAGACAGCACACATTTTGTCGCGGCGTTGCACAATACCACCACAGAGGCGCTGCGCTTGTTTGATATCGGTAGCCTAGACGATCCGACAAAAAAACAACTGAGCGAATTGCAAGCGACGTTGGATGCTGCCTCAAGCAGTGCAAGGGCAGAGCGCGTGCCACAAATCGGACTCAAAGCGGATTCAAATCAGCCCAGCAAGGTAGCCAAAGAGATGGAGCGTCGCAGCGTCGATTGGGCGCAAACCCGTCCGGAATGGGGGCTAGCGAATAACGCCGCGTTTATCATTGCGCCCAGAGAACGCACGCGCGGCATCCCATTGCATGGCCGCACGTTTTTGCACGAGTATTGCAGTGAAGCCGACCTCGACGCCACTTTGCTGGCGCAAATCATGACTGCGCCGATGGTGGTGACCAACTGGATCAATATGCAATATTACGCCTCCACGGTTGACCCGCGTCGTTACGGTTCGGGTAATAAAACGCTGCACAATGTGGTGGGTGGTCGTTTGGGGGTGTTTGAAGGCAATGGCGGCGATTTGCGCATCGGTCTCTCTCTTCAGTCGCTGCATGACGGTTCGCGGTGGCGTCATGAGCCGTTGAGATTGACGGTGGTGATCGATGCGCCGGAAAAAGCGATTGAATCGGTCATCAGGCAACATGCGATTGTCAGACAACTGGTGGAAAACCAGTGGCTCTATCTGGCGCGTTTTGAGCAAGAAGGCTTGGCCTTTTTCGAGCAGGGAAGATGGGAGCGGCGCAGCCTTAACTAG
- the eat gene encoding ethanolamine permease yields MTTSNDYLAQRQLKRGAAGWILLAGLGISYVISGDFAGWNFGIAQAGWGGFVIAAVLMGIMYLALVLSLAEMSAAIPAAGGGYSFARQAMGPMGGFLTGLAVLIEYSLAPAAIVIFIGSAVNELIGLDGPLVYALFYLAFVGIHIFGVGEALKVMMVISGLAVLAILATAVALVPEFNSANLFDIAPTQGGSLMMPMGLYGVWAALPFAMWLFLAVEGVPLAAEEAKDPQKDVPKGIIAAMLFLLFTAVLVVVLLSGAVGAKVIGESAVPLVDALNLSGHAQLATFVNILGLAGLVASFFSIIYGYSRLVFALSRAGYLPKNLSLTSKRKAPVRALIYPAMLGFIISLTGEGDLILAMAVVGATISYAMMSASHILLRIKFPQMPRPYKTPGGIVTSAVAFVLSIVALTGVYAYDVRAFLFTLALFAIGMLYYLLIGQNNLIAKTAEEEFALLDKAQGELEAA; encoded by the coding sequence ATGACCACATCAAACGACTATCTGGCACAACGCCAGCTTAAGCGGGGTGCCGCAGGTTGGATCTTGCTGGCTGGCTTGGGCATTTCGTACGTCATCTCCGGTGATTTCGCCGGTTGGAATTTTGGTATCGCTCAAGCTGGCTGGGGCGGTTTTGTTATCGCCGCGGTGCTGATGGGAATTATGTATCTGGCCTTGGTGCTGTCGTTGGCAGAAATGTCTGCCGCGATCCCCGCTGCAGGCGGCGGTTACAGTTTTGCACGCCAAGCCATGGGGCCGATGGGCGGCTTTTTAACAGGCCTGGCGGTACTCATCGAGTACTCTTTGGCTCCAGCCGCCATCGTCATTTTTATTGGCTCAGCAGTCAATGAACTGATTGGCCTTGATGGTCCGCTGGTTTATGCACTTTTCTATCTGGCTTTTGTCGGCATACACATTTTTGGCGTTGGCGAAGCACTGAAAGTGATGATGGTGATCAGCGGCCTAGCGGTGTTGGCGATTCTCGCCACAGCCGTTGCGCTTGTGCCCGAATTTAACAGCGCCAACCTATTTGATATTGCACCCACCCAAGGCGGCAGTTTAATGATGCCTATGGGGCTCTACGGCGTGTGGGCAGCCTTGCCCTTTGCGATGTGGTTGTTTCTTGCTGTTGAAGGCGTACCACTCGCAGCGGAAGAGGCCAAAGATCCGCAAAAGGATGTGCCGAAAGGGATTATCGCTGCAATGCTGTTTCTGCTGTTTACCGCGGTTTTGGTTGTGGTATTACTCAGCGGCGCGGTCGGTGCCAAAGTGATTGGCGAGAGCGCGGTTCCTTTGGTGGACGCATTAAACCTTTCAGGCCACGCACAGTTGGCAACGTTTGTGAACATTCTTGGTCTGGCAGGGTTAGTTGCCTCGTTTTTCTCGATTATCTATGGCTATAGCCGCTTGGTGTTTGCTCTGTCCCGCGCTGGGTATTTGCCGAAAAATCTCTCACTCACCAGCAAGCGCAAAGCACCGGTTCGCGCGCTGATCTATCCGGCGATGCTCGGTTTTATCATTTCGCTCACGGGTGAGGGAGATTTGATCCTCGCCATGGCGGTGGTTGGGGCAACGATCTCGTATGCGATGATGTCGGCCAGCCACATCCTGCTGCGTATTAAGTTCCCACAGATGCCTCGTCCATACAAAACCCCCGGTGGCATCGTCACGTCTGCTGTAGCCTTCGTACTGTCGATTGTCGCGCTAACCGGTGTCTACGCCTATGACGTACGCGCCTTCCTCTTTACGCTGGCGCTGTTCGCTATCGGTATGCTCTATTACTTGCTCATTGGTCAGAACAATTTAATTGCCAAAACCGCCGAAGAGGAGTTTGCCCTGCTTGACAAGGCGCAAGGCGAGCTTGAAGCGGCCTAA
- the eutC gene encoding ethanolamine ammonia-lyase subunit EutC: MSKTPTSSLIHEDPWHKLRQFTQARIGLGRVGTSIPTQELLRFQLSHAQAMDAVHVPLNEADLIDSLAQKPAIVPYLPAFSLHSQARDRLTYLQRPDLGRKLNDASIERLKQHSDSTPSPYDLAIVIADGLSSYAISHHAAPFIDALITQLHADQRHDWRIAPLCIVHQGRVAVGDDVGEAINAREVLVLVGERPGLSSPDSLGLYLTWHPQRGTEDSLRNCISNVRPQGLPYEAAAMKCFYLLAESRRLKLTGVGLKDRSDDAILEQQRTQFFSLTSTS, from the coding sequence ATGAGCAAAACGCCGACTTCCTCGTTGATCCATGAGGATCCATGGCACAAGTTGCGCCAGTTTACCCAGGCGCGCATCGGACTTGGCCGCGTGGGCACCAGCATTCCAACCCAAGAGCTATTGCGTTTTCAGCTCTCGCACGCTCAAGCGATGGATGCGGTGCATGTGCCGCTCAACGAAGCGGATCTGATTGATTCCTTAGCGCAAAAACCGGCCATTGTGCCCTATTTGCCAGCGTTTTCGCTGCATAGCCAAGCCCGTGATCGCCTCACGTATCTGCAACGGCCCGATTTGGGCCGCAAGCTCAATGATGCCTCGATTGAACGTTTGAAGCAGCACAGCGATAGCACGCCAAGCCCTTACGATCTGGCGATTGTCATTGCCGATGGTTTGTCCTCTTACGCCATCAGTCATCACGCAGCGCCGTTTATTGACGCCTTAATCACGCAGCTCCATGCCGACCAACGACATGATTGGCGTATCGCACCGCTCTGTATTGTGCATCAGGGCCGTGTGGCGGTTGGTGATGACGTGGGTGAAGCGATCAACGCACGCGAGGTGTTGGTGTTGGTGGGCGAACGTCCGGGGTTAAGTTCCCCCGATAGCTTGGGACTGTATCTGACTTGGCACCCGCAGCGTGGTACCGAAGATTCACTGCGCAACTGTATTTCCAACGTGCGGCCGCAAGGGCTTCCTTATGAAGCAGCCGCGATGAAATGTTTCTATCTGCTGGCGGAATCGCGGCGGCTCAAACTCACCGGTGTTGGACTAAAAGATCGCTCCGACGATGCGATTCTCGAACAGCAACGAACTCAATTTTTCTCTTTAACTTCAACGTCATAA
- a CDS encoding ethanolamine ammonia-lyase subunit EutB, which produces MRSRYRYQLGSQTYQFASLREVMAKASPLRSGDQLAGVAATSAEERVIAQMVLADLPLKTFLNETLIPYEDDEITRLIIDEHDARAFLEIAHLTVGDFRNWLLQETTTHMELARVCAGITSEMAAAVSKIMRNQDLILVAKKCQVTSAFRNTIGLPGRLSTRLQPNHPTDDMSGIAASIFDGLMYGNGDAVIGINPATDSVSQAIKLMKLMDEVIQYYDIPTQSCVLTHVTNTIEAIERGAPVDLVFQSIGGTEVTNQGFGINLNVIAEAYDAALSLNRGTVGNNVMYFETGQGSALSANGHHNVDQQTCEVRAYALARKFKPLLVNTVVGFIGPEYLFDGKQITRAGLEDHFCGKLLGLPMGCDICYTNHAYADQNDMDNLLTLLGVAECSFIMGIPGSDDIMLNYQTTSFHDALYARQVLGSRPAPEFEAWLKKMEIFHQDEGKQLADQLSPHFSQPLRLIQEAV; this is translated from the coding sequence ATGCGTTCACGCTACCGATATCAATTAGGCAGTCAGACCTATCAGTTTGCTTCTTTGAGAGAAGTGATGGCGAAGGCGTCGCCGCTGCGCTCCGGCGACCAATTGGCGGGGGTGGCCGCCACATCAGCAGAAGAGCGTGTGATTGCGCAGATGGTGTTGGCGGATCTGCCCCTTAAAACCTTCCTCAACGAAACCTTGATTCCGTACGAGGACGATGAGATTACCCGTCTGATCATCGATGAGCATGATGCCCGCGCATTCTTGGAGATCGCGCATCTCACGGTTGGCGATTTTCGCAACTGGCTGCTGCAAGAAACCACCACTCATATGGAGTTGGCGCGGGTTTGCGCTGGCATCACGTCCGAAATGGCCGCGGCAGTCAGCAAAATCATGCGCAATCAGGATCTGATTCTAGTGGCGAAGAAGTGTCAGGTGACCAGCGCGTTTCGCAACACTATCGGTCTGCCCGGTCGTTTATCCACCCGTTTGCAGCCTAATCACCCGACCGATGATATGAGCGGTATTGCAGCATCGATTTTTGATGGCCTGATGTACGGCAACGGCGATGCCGTGATTGGCATCAACCCCGCCACAGACAGCGTGAGTCAGGCGATTAAACTGATGAAGCTGATGGATGAAGTGATTCAGTATTATGACATCCCGACTCAGTCGTGCGTGTTGACCCATGTAACGAACACCATCGAAGCAATTGAGAGAGGGGCGCCTGTCGATTTGGTGTTTCAATCCATCGGCGGCACCGAAGTGACCAATCAAGGGTTCGGTATCAACCTCAATGTGATTGCCGAAGCCTATGATGCCGCTCTTAGCCTCAATCGCGGTACGGTCGGCAACAACGTAATGTATTTTGAAACCGGCCAAGGCAGCGCGCTGTCAGCCAACGGCCATCACAACGTCGACCAACAGACCTGCGAAGTACGCGCCTATGCACTGGCGCGCAAGTTCAAACCGTTACTGGTTAACACCGTGGTCGGCTTCATCGGCCCGGAATATCTGTTTGATGGTAAGCAGATAACCCGCGCCGGGCTGGAAGATCACTTCTGCGGCAAGCTGCTTGGCCTGCCGATGGGATGTGACATCTGCTACACCAACCACGCTTACGCCGATCAAAACGACATGGACAATCTGCTGACGCTGCTCGGCGTCGCTGAATGCTCGTTCATCATGGGCATTCCGGGCTCGGATGACATCATGCTCAACTACCAGACCACCTCGTTTCATGACGCGCTCTACGCCCGCCAAGTGTTGGGTTCCCGTCCTGCTCCAGAATTTGAGGCCTGGCTGAAGAAGATGGAAATCTTCCATCAGGATGAAGGGAAGCAACTCGCCGACCAGTTGTCGCCGCACTTTAGCCAGCCACTGCGACTGATTCAGGAGGCCGTATGA
- a CDS encoding helix-turn-helix domain-containing protein: protein MRCKQYSFDVNQQAQSLSAWEQKYNQHSAGQFHGYLDEIKLPGLHLFEEYTSHAVHQECCVNPSAVWIGFSMDSQRPKVNGLQAQTHQLMIRPAKESFELATPQDFHIFGIVIERDLLLDGLQYGGQEQWENAQWETAVLVENSVPQHGCWSLVNLIRDALSPLSILGQKLLEEGAAQAHLHAMLRTAVMDRLSAFQVSPEREPRSYHTRRQALRRLYKYIDHNGEYPLSISEMCAIACVSQRTLHNCFEQELGVSPATFLRECRLNAVRRVLLDQSQQRAISDVALGFGFYHLGTFNHYYKRLFGETPSQTRTRASQYQKSAVVKRFAAAQSLTFHVD, encoded by the coding sequence ATGAGGTGCAAACAATACAGTTTTGATGTCAATCAGCAGGCACAAAGCCTAAGTGCTTGGGAGCAAAAATATAATCAACACAGTGCAGGGCAGTTCCATGGCTATCTGGACGAAATAAAGTTGCCCGGTTTGCATTTGTTTGAGGAGTACACCAGTCACGCCGTCCATCAGGAGTGTTGCGTCAACCCTAGCGCCGTTTGGATTGGTTTTTCGATGGACAGTCAACGGCCTAAAGTAAATGGTCTGCAAGCGCAGACGCATCAATTGATGATTCGTCCGGCGAAGGAGTCGTTTGAATTGGCCACGCCACAGGATTTTCATATTTTTGGCATTGTCATTGAGCGCGATCTGCTGTTGGACGGTTTGCAATATGGCGGTCAAGAACAATGGGAGAACGCCCAGTGGGAAACGGCGGTATTGGTTGAAAACAGCGTGCCGCAACACGGTTGTTGGTCGCTGGTGAATTTGATTCGAGATGCGTTGAGTCCGCTGTCGATACTCGGACAGAAGTTGCTTGAAGAAGGGGCTGCACAAGCGCATCTGCACGCCATGCTGCGCACTGCGGTGATGGATCGTCTTAGCGCGTTTCAAGTGTCGCCTGAACGTGAACCGCGCAGTTACCATACTCGGCGTCAGGCGCTGCGGCGCCTATATAAATACATTGATCACAACGGTGAATATCCATTGAGTATTAGCGAGATGTGTGCCATCGCCTGTGTCAGCCAGCGCACCTTGCACAACTGTTTTGAACAAGAACTTGGCGTGAGCCCAGCGACGTTTTTGCGAGAGTGCCGTTTGAACGCAGTGCGACGGGTATTACTGGATCAATCGCAGCAGCGGGCAATCTCCGACGTTGCACTTGGCTTTGGCTTCTATCATCTCGGTACGTTTAATCACTATTACAAGCGGCTGTTTGGCGAAACGCCCAGTCAGACGCGAACCCGCGCATCTCAGTATCAAAAAAGTGCGGTGGTGAAACGGTTTGCGGCGGCTCAATCTCTCACATTCCACGTCGATTGA
- a CDS encoding LacI family DNA-binding transcriptional regulator, translating to MITIKHVSERAGVSQATVSRVINGTTPVSYDKKVKVEMAIKELGYRPNSIAKALASSRTGSVGIVVPELGSSFYSGLLNCIESKLRRLGYHAVVTAGSNTEQGQRESVEFLLGRQVDALILHTQYLCDDYLLSLEKQGIPLVVINRVIADMSSSCIDIDNEAGGKLATQHLLQMGHQNIACITGPLDKSDASGRLRGYRLALEEAGLEYNEALVCAAGFTEETGMLAMQQLLNRDVKFTAIFASNDHMAVGALEVLKNKGISVPEEISLVGFDNVLFARYLTPRLTTIHFPIEEMSTEAVQLTIKKLNNQKNDVNFILSPSLVTRSSVKNLLNSI from the coding sequence GTGATCACAATAAAGCATGTATCCGAACGCGCAGGGGTGTCACAAGCGACAGTCTCGCGGGTTATCAATGGTACAACTCCAGTGAGTTATGACAAGAAAGTGAAAGTAGAGATGGCGATAAAAGAGTTAGGGTATCGCCCGAACTCAATCGCCAAAGCGTTGGCGTCAAGTCGAACTGGAAGCGTCGGTATTGTGGTGCCTGAGCTGGGCAGCTCCTTTTACTCGGGTTTGTTGAATTGCATTGAAAGCAAACTACGGCGTTTAGGCTATCACGCTGTGGTTACGGCAGGGTCGAATACTGAGCAAGGTCAACGAGAGTCGGTAGAGTTCCTCTTGGGTCGTCAAGTGGATGCGCTAATTCTCCATACTCAGTATCTCTGTGATGACTATTTACTCAGTCTGGAAAAACAGGGTATTCCTCTCGTCGTCATAAACCGAGTGATCGCTGATATGTCGTCCAGCTGTATCGATATCGATAATGAAGCTGGTGGAAAGCTGGCGACGCAACACTTGCTGCAAATGGGGCACCAGAATATTGCTTGTATTACCGGGCCTCTAGATAAATCAGATGCCAGTGGGCGGTTACGGGGGTATCGCCTAGCACTAGAAGAAGCGGGGCTTGAGTACAACGAAGCACTGGTTTGTGCGGCTGGATTTACCGAAGAGACGGGAATGCTTGCGATGCAGCAACTGCTAAACCGCGATGTGAAGTTTACCGCCATATTTGCCTCTAACGACCATATGGCGGTTGGGGCACTGGAGGTTTTGAAAAATAAAGGGATCTCAGTACCTGAGGAAATATCATTGGTGGGGTTTGATAACGTTCTTTTTGCACGTTACCTCACACCACGCCTCACCACTATCCATTTTCCAATTGAGGAAATGAGCACAGAAGCTGTGCAGTTAACCATTAAAAAACTTAATAACCAGAAGAACGACGTGAACTTCATCTTGTCGCCGTCACTAGTGACAAGAAGTTCCGTTAAGAACTTACTCAACTCTATCTAA
- a CDS encoding ABC transporter substrate-binding protein — MNFKTLALTSAVLLGLANTSAAAENTIRFDGFPDFDSSLKVLLPDFEKKTGIKVDYLMNNHGDHHTKLTTNLATGSGAGDVIVVDVEKIGPFVASGGLVNLSQQYGANKFEDRFAPYAWAQGKGADGDVYGMPVDLGPGVMYYRTDLFEKAGIDINQAIKDWDSYIAAGEKLKKLNIQLIPSAADVAQAIIFTTVPEGEGLYFDKEGNPVVTSERFVHAFEVAKKIRDKGLDGRILAWSNEWYEGFRNATFATQLSGAWLLGHLKNWIAPDTAGKWAVSHLPDGIYGSWGGSFLSIPKQSKHQDEAWKLIEYMTTERDVQLKHFETIAAFPANVTTYDDALFQQEVPFLGGQKARLLFADVAKNIKPVQPAKGDHVARSIVLENALMEVLDEGKEIKTALKEAERLIKRRTRNL, encoded by the coding sequence ATGAACTTTAAGACCTTAGCGCTAACAAGCGCGGTTCTATTAGGACTTGCTAACACATCTGCTGCCGCTGAAAACACTATCCGCTTCGACGGATTCCCAGATTTTGATAGTAGTTTAAAGGTACTGCTACCTGATTTTGAGAAAAAAACAGGTATTAAAGTGGACTACCTGATGAACAACCACGGTGATCACCATACTAAGTTGACCACCAACTTAGCCACTGGGTCTGGCGCTGGCGATGTGATTGTTGTCGATGTGGAAAAAATTGGTCCGTTTGTCGCCTCTGGTGGTTTAGTGAACCTATCGCAACAGTATGGCGCGAACAAGTTTGAAGACCGTTTTGCCCCGTATGCGTGGGCTCAAGGAAAAGGCGCAGACGGCGATGTCTACGGCATGCCTGTTGATCTCGGGCCGGGTGTTATGTACTACCGTACTGACCTGTTCGAGAAAGCGGGTATCGATATCAATCAGGCCATCAAGGATTGGGACAGCTACATTGCGGCAGGCGAAAAGCTCAAAAAACTCAACATTCAGTTGATCCCGTCAGCCGCCGATGTGGCTCAAGCAATCATCTTTACCACCGTACCTGAAGGTGAAGGATTGTATTTTGACAAAGAGGGCAACCCTGTGGTCACCTCTGAGCGTTTTGTACATGCGTTTGAGGTGGCGAAGAAAATTCGTGACAAGGGGCTAGATGGTCGAATTCTTGCTTGGTCTAACGAATGGTATGAAGGTTTTCGTAACGCGACTTTTGCCACTCAGCTATCAGGAGCTTGGTTGCTTGGTCACTTGAAGAACTGGATTGCACCAGATACCGCGGGTAAATGGGCGGTGTCACATCTGCCGGATGGCATTTACGGTAGCTGGGGTGGTTCTTTCCTTTCTATTCCTAAGCAGTCCAAGCATCAGGATGAAGCGTGGAAACTTATCGAATACATGACGACAGAGCGTGATGTTCAGTTAAAGCACTTTGAAACGATCGCTGCCTTTCCTGCCAATGTCACCACTTATGACGATGCGTTGTTTCAACAAGAAGTTCCATTTTTAGGTGGACAAAAAGCGCGACTTCTTTTCGCCGATGTTGCGAAAAACATTAAACCTGTTCAGCCAGCAAAAGGGGATCACGTCGCTCGCTCTATCGTTTTGGAAAACGCGCTGATGGAAGTGCTTGATGAAGGAAAAGAGATCAAAACTGCGCTTAAAGAAGCAGAGCGTCTCATCAAGCGTCGAACTCGCAATTTATAA
- a CDS encoding carbohydrate ABC transporter permease, with protein sequence MKSATSNVMGTGLAARIFSYLNLKALTPYTFLLPFLLIFSIFGVFPLLFSIYLSFHAWNPVEGLGAMSFVGLENYQVALTDPWLWRSLENTFWLAITSGVAQHLIAIPIAYILVSLGGRLRHWLTSAYFLPYITSTVAASLIFFNMYSPSSGIINQTLIALADNTLLGWAFSWVNDFQPIRWLDDATMIKPSIAIMVFWKYTGFNIVLYTTGLMTIPKEILEAARMDGANAFRRFWNISLPMIRPFIFFAVTMTIIGNLQLFEEPFVLTRGGGGTGQAGLTISMYLYKVGWEWLEMGTASAISWLLFALIATCTLVQFFFFGKKGLGEH encoded by the coding sequence ATGAAATCAGCAACAAGCAACGTCATGGGAACAGGATTGGCTGCACGCATTTTTTCATATCTAAATTTGAAAGCGCTTACACCCTATACTTTTCTTCTGCCGTTTCTCCTTATTTTCTCTATTTTTGGGGTTTTTCCACTCCTGTTTTCGATTTATCTCTCTTTTCACGCTTGGAATCCGGTGGAAGGCTTGGGCGCGATGAGCTTTGTCGGTTTGGAAAATTACCAAGTCGCACTCACCGATCCGTGGCTTTGGCGTTCACTCGAAAACACCTTTTGGCTGGCGATCACCTCTGGCGTGGCGCAGCATCTTATCGCCATCCCAATCGCGTACATTCTCGTTTCATTAGGGGGCCGTTTACGTCACTGGCTAACTTCAGCTTACTTTCTGCCGTATATCACGTCGACGGTCGCGGCTTCACTGATCTTTTTCAACATGTACTCGCCCAGTTCCGGGATCATAAACCAGACTTTGATAGCTCTCGCGGACAACACCTTACTTGGGTGGGCATTTTCCTGGGTAAATGATTTTCAGCCTATCCGCTGGCTAGATGATGCCACCATGATTAAGCCGTCGATTGCGATTATGGTTTTCTGGAAGTACACCGGTTTTAACATCGTGCTCTATACCACGGGCTTAATGACCATTCCGAAGGAAATTTTGGAAGCGGCGAGAATGGATGGTGCCAATGCGTTTCGTCGGTTCTGGAATATTTCATTGCCGATGATCCGCCCATTCATCTTCTTCGCTGTCACGATGACCATCATCGGCAACTTACAACTGTTTGAAGAACCGTTTGTGCTTACTCGCGGTGGCGGTGGTACCGGGCAAGCTGGCTTAACCATTTCTATGTACTTGTACAAAGTGGGTTGGGAATGGTTAGAGATGGGGACGGCATCGGCCATTTCATGGCTCCTGTTTGCCCTTATCGCAACATGTACCTTAGTTCAATTCTTCTTTTTTGGTAAAAAAGGCTTAGGGGAGCATTAA